The following coding sequences lie in one Apium graveolens cultivar Ventura chromosome 3, ASM990537v1, whole genome shotgun sequence genomic window:
- the LOC141714428 gene encoding uncharacterized protein LOC141714428 yields MDRATFMDMVQEVASRQQQNSRGNNNRQNQEGQSMFDRFMKQRPNCFKEAKTPMDAEAWIDHMEKIFRVLNYSEREKARFGIYRLEGDASIWWKSVVASHAAGYENTVTWDVFKAQFDQRYFPVSIREEYNTRSFQQRNGNQGNQQNKSGTQAGNHNGGKSCEHCWKMHSGVCYWITRSFFNCGQKGHTIRDCKQPLKKPGDQNDQNGRNNQKNGGRVFSITAMDAANTPVIVDDRKLFVDLLPIPMQDFDVILGMDWLERHKVTIDCQRKKIIFGDPNSPEFEFQGSTSSGLGKFISAIKAKRMLTHGCEGYLAHVIDSSMESPELVDVNVVCEFPDVFPEDLDGLPPQREVEFSIDLFPSTQPISKAPYRMAPLELQELKEQLQELLEKGFIRPSVSPWGCTLSCS; encoded by the exons ATGGATCGAGCTACTTTTATGGACATGGTGCAGGAAGTTGCATCCCGACAACAACAAAATTCTCGTGGTAATAATAATAGGCAGAATCAGGAAGGCCAGTCTATGTTTGATCGGTTCATGAAGCAAAGGCCTAACTGTTTTAAGGAAGCTAAGACCCCGATGGATGCTGAAGCGTGGATTGATCACATGGAGAAAATATTTCGGGTTCTGAATTATTCTGAGCGGGAAAAGGCTCGTTTTGGTATATACCGTCTTGAGGGGGATGCTAGCATTTGGTGGAAGTCAGTGGTGGCTTCTCACGCAGCTGGATATGAGAATACTGTCACTTGGGATGTGTTCAAGGCACAGTTTGATCAGCGTTACTTTCCTGTCAGTATTCGTGAGGA GTATAACACTCGTAGTTTTCAGCAGAGAAATGGAAATCAAGGCAATCAGCAGAACAAGTCAGGGACTCAAGCTGGAAATCACAATGGAGGAAAATCTTGTGAGCACTGCTGGAAGATGCACAGTGGTGTTTGTTATTGGATTACTAGATCCTTCTTTAACTGCGGCCAGAAGGGCCATACTATTCGAGATTGCAAGCAGCCATTGAAGAAACCTGGGGACCAGAACGATCAGAATGGGAGAAATAATCAGAAGAATGGTGGACGTGTCTTTTCTATTACCGCGATGGATGCTGCAAATACCCCAG TCATAGTTGATGATAGGAAATTATTTGTGGATCTTTTACCTATTCCGATGCAAGATTTTGATGTCATCTTGGGGATGGATTGGTTAGAGCGGCATAAGGTCACTATTGATTGTCAAAggaagaaaataatttttggggATCCAAATTCACCTGAGTTCGAGTTTCAGGGTTCTACTTCTAGTGGTTTGGGTAAATTTATTTCGGCCATCAAGGCCAAGAGGATGCTTACACATGGATGTGAAGGATATTTAGCTCATGTGATTGATTCTTCTATGGAATCGCCTGAACTTGTGGATGTCaatgtagtttgtgagtttccagatgtgtttccagaggaCTTGGATGGACTACCACCACAAAGAGAGGTGGAATTTTCTATTGACCTGTTTCCCAGTACACAACCGATTTCTAAGGCCCCATATCGCATGGCTCCATTGGAATTGCAAGAGTTAAAGGAACAACTGCAGGAACTTCTTGAAAAAGGTTTCATCAGACCTAGTGTTTCACCTTGGGGGTGCACCTTGTCTTGTTCATGA
- the LOC141712575 gene encoding metal tolerance protein C2, protein MEKLSDQDTKLQFTRTSSFNYNQLQTTESPRWNGEFGLGGVTDRRFAFSRQASFLHSPSFDSPRTPLSIVSNNESVRKPFISRSVSSIDIPSVDYLQDGIDSVWTQDKLFGEKSGLFSDKVSVFGFLLSILRAGRSGNRPMKRLFVLISLNVAYSTAELCIGLVTGRFGLVSDAFHLTFGCGLLTFSLFAMDASRKKPDHVYTYGYKRLEVLAAFTNALFLLFMSFSLAVEALHAFIQDESEHKHYLIISAVTNLLVNLIGVWFFRNYARVNLVYRNAEDMNHHSVCLHVLADSIRSAGVILASFLLTLGVENAEVLCLGLVAVMVFMLVMPLFRVSGGVLLQMAPPSIPSSALSKCLRQVKSREDVMEVSHARFWELVPGHVVGSLSVQVKKGMDERVILEYVHHLYHDLGVQDLTVQTDFA, encoded by the exons ATGGAGAAATTAAGTGATCAAGACACAAAATTACAGTTCACACGAACATCTTCATTCAATTACAACCAATTACAAACCACCGAGTCACCTCGTTGGAACGGCGAGTTCGGACTCGGCGGCGTCACCGATCGCCGATTCGCTTTTTCTCGGCAAGCTTCGTTTCTGCATTCTCCGTCATTCGATTCGCCTCGTACGCCTCTATCTATTGTGTCTAATAATGAGTCTGTAAGAAAGCCTTTTATTTCTCGAAGCGTTTCGAGTATTGATATACCCTCTGTTGATTATTTACAAGATGGAATTGATAGTGTTTGGACTCAGGATAAGTTGTTTGGGGAGAAATCGGGATTGTTTTCGGATAAAGTTTCGGTCTTTGGGTTTTTGTTGTCGATTTTACGAGCTGGGAGGTCGGGGAATCGGCCTATGAAGAGGTTGTTTGTGTTAATTTCGCTTAATGTGGCGTATTCAACTGCTGAGTTGTGCATTGGCCTTGTTACTGGCCGGTTCG GCTTGGTTTCGGATGCATTTCATTTGACGTTTGGGTGTGGACTGTTAACGTTTTCCTTGTTTGCAATGGATGCTTCTCGGAAAAAGCCTGATCATGTCTACACGTATGG GTACAAAAGACTTGAAGTGTTGGCTGCTTTTACTAATGCT CTGTTTCTTTTATTTATGTCATTCTCCTTGGCTGTTGAAGCACTTCATGCCTTCATACAAGACGAGTCAGAGCACAA GCACTACCTGATTATATCAGCGGTTACAAATCTGTTGGTGAATCTTATTGGGGTTTGGTTCTTTCGAAACTATGCTCGCGTAAATCTTG TCTACAGAAATGCAGAAGATATGAATCATCATTCAGTTTGCCTGCATGTTCTTGCTGATTCCATTCGAAG TGCAGGTGTGATCTTAGCATCCTTCTTGTTGACCCTTGG GGTTGAAAATGCTGAAGTGTTGTGTTTGGGATTAGTTGCAGTTATGGTATTTATGCTGGTTATGCCACTTTTTAGAGTGAGTGGTGGTGTCTTGCTTCAAATGGCACCTCCCAGCATACCGTCATCAGCCTTGAGTAAATGCCTGAGACAG GTTAAATCTCGTGAAGATGTTATGGAAGTTTCTCATGCTCGTTTCTGGGAGTTGGTGCCAGGCCATGTTGTTGGTTCACTTTCAGTCCAG GTGAAGAAAGGTATGGATGAACGTGTAATACTGGAATATGTGCATCATTTGTACCATGATTTAGGTGTCCAGGACTTGACAGTTCAAACTGATTTTGCTTGA
- the LOC141712577 gene encoding uncharacterized protein LOC141712577 yields MYRATKAMISSIHAPHFDLKSAALFHSTPVLLRKRRSSPWDTRGSASRGSSKRANYYRYSRKQNRKQDVLRNVSAFAETLFQGLNYDSEECELESSSSRGRTWFRPDYRDRRFKAGETNYKGPRSGSRRGFQFCEDDDDVENLFRSAFGGNKHFFWSFMSDEPPRTSSGYNYNSRYSSKWKWTHEEEYDIDPDMSESDSTSERKTLGLSATGPLDADDVKIAYRKCAMKWHPDRHQGSSKAVAEEKFKVCSAAYQSLCDKLAIN; encoded by the exons ATGTACAGAGCAACAAAAGCCATGATATCCAGCATTCATGCCCCCCACTTTGACCTAAAATCTGCTGCCCTCTTTCACTCTACTCCTGTTCTCCTACGCAAAAGACGTTCTAGCCCCTGGGATACT AGGGGCAGTGCTTCTAGGGGTTCTTCAAAG CGAGCTAATTACTACAGGTATTCAAGAAAACAGAACCGTAAACAAGATGTGCTGCGTAATGTCAGTGCTTTTGCAGAAACTCTTTTTCAG GGCTTGAACTATGATTCCGAAGAATGTGAACTTGAATCCTCTTCCAGTCGAGGCAGGACATGGTTTAGGCCAGATTACAGGGATAGGAGATTCAAAGCTGGTGAGACTAATTATAAGGGACCCCGATCAGGCAGTAGAA GGGGTTTTCAGTTCTGTGAAGATGATGACGATGTCGAAAACCTTTTCCGGTCTGCATTTGGTGGAAATAAACATTTCTTTTGGTCTTTCATGAGTGATGAACCACCTAGGACCTCATCAGGATACAATTATAACAGTAGGTACTCTTCGAAATGGAAGTGGACACATGAAGAAGAATATGATATTGATCCTGACATGTCAGAGTCAGATTCAACTTCAGAGAGGAAGACGCTTGGGTTGAGTGCAACTGGTCCTTTAGACGCGGATGATGTTAAAATTGC ATATCGAAAATGTGCAATGAAATGGCATCCTGATCGTCACCAGGGCTCATCAAAA GCTGTAGCGGAGGAGAAGTTTAAGGTCTGCAGTGCTGCTTATCAATCATTATGCGACAAATTGGCCATAAATTGA